The Paenibacillus sp. G2S3 region TTACTGCCGAACTTCGTAGGTAAAAATGTTCAGCTGAGCAACGGAGAGCAAGGTACGATTATTATGAACAACCCTTTGGATATTTTTAAGCCATTAGTGAAAGTAGATGAAACTACGTTCAGAGATTTATCCAAGGAGCGAAATTTGACTGTTGAGGAAGTATTTATTTAATAATTTGATAAAGAAGGGTTACAATTCGGTGATGCCGATTGTAGCCCTTTTTCTACTTCTCCTTAGGAATTAAATCGCTTAACTAATTTTTCTTTATGTGCTGTAAAAGCCTCTTCTAAAGTGATTCCATACAAATCTGCTAACAAGGCTATATTTCCTAGCACATCACCAATTTCCTCAATCAAGTCGTTTCTCAGTTGCTCTGGTGGAGGGGTAGATTCATCTGGGCGGTCTCTTCCGATTTCATAGGAGCGTACTGCCCGTGCAACCTCACCGGTCTCTTCCATAAGAAATCCAACCCGTATAAAAGGACCGTAATTGGTCCAGCCTCTTTGTCCATAAAAGCCTTTAATCCATTTCTGCACTTCATTGATCTCCATATTATGTAGCACTCCCTAATCTTTCACATGATTTATTCTCCAACATATAGTATATTAGATGTCAGATATTATCAATATATAGTTTGGGGATGAGGATTTGAAATCAATTTGTGTTTTTGCAGGATCGAATTTAGGGGCGCATGAGGAGTATAAAGCTAAAGCTGTTGAACTTGGAAACTATATGGCTATGAACAATTATCGCTTAATTTACGGAGGATCAAAAATTGGATTAATGGGTGAAGTAGCCAATGCTGTTTTGAACGGTGGAGGTGAGGTAATCGGGGTTATGCCTAGAGGATTGTTTAACGGAGAGATGGTACATAGAGAATTGACGCAGCTAATAGAAGTAGACGATATGCATGGACGTAAAGCAAAAATGGGAGAATTGGCGGATGGATTTATTGCTTTACCCGGCGGTTTTGGAACGTATGAGGAGTTGTTTGAGGTTTTGTGCTGGTCACAAATTGGCATACATAAGAAACCGGTAGGCGTACTAAATATCAGGAATTATTTTGATCCTCTGATGAATCTAATTCAAAACAGTATACAAGAAGGCTTTTCTAATTCTTCGCATCTCAGTCTGCTAAACGTATCCAACGAGCCATTGGAACTCTTGACTCTATTGAAGGAGTATGTTCCACAAACGCTTGAGCAAAAGTGGAAACAACTCAACTGAATAATAAAACTTTCAGTTTAATGATCGGGTACACTGTGTTCCTGGACGTAAACCAACTGAAATCAGGCATTAGTTTCTCCAACACCTTCACCGCTGAGCGTTCGGACTCAGAAGGCGTTATTTGCATGTTTATCTCCGTTTGAGCAGGGTTTCGGACCCAGTGACCTTATTTCGTATGAAGAGGTTCATATTTTGTTTTTTTTGCCAATAGCGATTATGGAGTCCGATAGCATCCCAATTATGGGATTATACTGCGTATAAGGTCAACTGGGTCCGATAGCGACTTCGCAAGTGGATTCGCCGCGCAAAAGGTACGTAATCAAACGAAGTGTG contains the following coding sequences:
- a CDS encoding MazG-like family protein, which codes for MEINEVQKWIKGFYGQRGWTNYGPFIRVGFLMEETGEVARAVRSYEIGRDRPDESTPPPEQLRNDLIEEIGDVLGNIALLADLYGITLEEAFTAHKEKLVKRFNS
- a CDS encoding TIGR00730 family Rossman fold protein: MKSICVFAGSNLGAHEEYKAKAVELGNYMAMNNYRLIYGGSKIGLMGEVANAVLNGGGEVIGVMPRGLFNGEMVHRELTQLIEVDDMHGRKAKMGELADGFIALPGGFGTYEELFEVLCWSQIGIHKKPVGVLNIRNYFDPLMNLIQNSIQEGFSNSSHLSLLNVSNEPLELLTLLKEYVPQTLEQKWKQLN